A genome region from Hymenobacter tibetensis includes the following:
- a CDS encoding porin family protein encodes MPTPNMSDEELDELVRRSAEAYPEEIPLGGWLRMEDKLQAAATDRLVRQKVLRLFAVELAVVALLLLLWQGYKASNRINEVAQQPNNTAASIHKQPASSSKQQASTQRLAASTSDIASASLLSSSSTKSSLPAADRPTLSVAETSHRPLLIEMPLGAGSRRQVGATAVFHSEVALHKRQKVASNVERQLGATPSASLLEKEGTEATSRQETTYASSPKSLVVVPSLAVIPETFSSQPSELSPQAATLPAGPTGRQDTLAQQPLPSPSDSVARPQAKPARPTHRLLIGLLVAPSFSAVRRLETTGFGNDVGVRLEYRLTSRLRVRTGLTRSVKRYAVASTDYTIPASWTWRQGEYNVNADCRITEIPVDLRYDVVARPTYSVFASVGLTSLLMRYECYDYDFQVNGQTRTAVEKVFNGSNHTFGLLNLSGGVERALGSRWSVQAEPFLQLPLGEVGAGKVRLSSAGAAFSLKYGLLR; translated from the coding sequence ATGCCTACGCCAAATATGTCGGATGAAGAGCTGGACGAGTTAGTCCGGCGCAGCGCCGAGGCGTACCCCGAGGAAATTCCTCTGGGCGGCTGGTTACGCATGGAAGACAAGCTGCAAGCGGCTGCAACCGACCGGCTGGTACGCCAGAAAGTGCTGCGGCTTTTTGCAGTTGAGCTAGCAGTAGTAGCCCTATTGCTTTTGCTCTGGCAGGGATACAAAGCGTCAAACCGCATCAACGAGGTGGCGCAACAACCCAATAACACGGCTGCATCCATTCATAAACAACCAGCTAGCTCTTCCAAACAGCAAGCAAGCACTCAGCGGCTTGCTGCTTCAACATCTGATATTGCCAGCGCATCACTACTTAGTAGCTCCTCGACCAAATCCAGCTTGCCGGCAGCAGATAGGCCCACACTATCCGTAGCGGAAACTTCTCATCGGCCCCTATTGATCGAAATGCCACTTGGTGCAGGCTCTCGCCGGCAAGTGGGCGCAACAGCTGTATTCCACTCTGAAGTAGCGCTTCACAAACGCCAGAAAGTTGCTTCGAATGTGGAACGCCAGCTTGGCGCTACGCCTTCTGCTTCCTTACTTGAAAAGGAAGGGACTGAAGCCACCAGCCGCCAAGAAACGACTTATGCATCATCACCCAAGTCGCTGGTGGTAGTTCCCTCCCTGGCCGTCATCCCGGAAACATTCTCCTCCCAACCTTCGGAACTCTCTCCGCAAGCCGCTACACTTCCTGCGGGCCCAACAGGCCGCCAAGATACCTTAGCTCAGCAACCACTTCCCTCCCCTTCCGATTCAGTTGCTCGCCCGCAAGCCAAACCCGCCCGTCCGACGCACCGGTTGTTGATTGGCTTGCTAGTGGCCCCTTCGTTTAGCGCGGTGCGGCGGCTTGAAACCACCGGATTCGGCAACGACGTGGGAGTACGACTGGAATACCGGCTCACTTCCCGCTTGCGCGTACGAACCGGGCTGACCCGGAGTGTGAAACGCTATGCGGTAGCCAGCACCGATTACACAATTCCAGCCTCCTGGACCTGGCGGCAAGGAGAATACAATGTCAATGCCGATTGCCGCATCACGGAAATTCCTGTGGATCTGCGCTACGATGTGGTTGCCCGCCCTACGTACAGCGTTTTTGCCAGCGTGGGCCTGACTTCCCTGCTTATGCGCTACGAGTGCTACGACTATGATTTCCAGGTCAATGGTCAAACCCGAACGGCAGTTGAAAAGGTATTCAACGGGTCCAACCATACTTTCGGTCTTCTCAACCTGTCTGGGGGCGTAGAACGGGCCCTCGGAAGCCGGTGGTCGGTGCAGGCCGAACCCTTTTTGCAATTACCGCTCGGTGAAGTTGGAGCCGGAAAAGTGCGACTTAGCAGCGCTGGCGCAGCCTTTTCCTTGAAATATGGGCTGCTACGATAA
- a CDS encoding YceI family protein, whose translation MAQSKFLTRTGTISFFSATPIEDIEARSQMVGAAVDVQVGQVAFTVPMKSFQFPKSLMQEHFNENYVESEKYPRATFSGRLVNWTAAALPATGPQPVQVEGDLTIHGVTKHIRVPGTLEKQGNRLLVKSKFAVAPADYNIEIPALVRNQIAKSVDVTVNLACNPAP comes from the coding sequence GTGGCGCAGAGCAAGTTTCTCACGCGCACGGGCACTATCAGCTTCTTTTCTGCTACTCCCATCGAGGATATCGAAGCCCGTAGCCAGATGGTGGGGGCAGCCGTGGATGTACAGGTAGGGCAAGTAGCTTTTACGGTGCCCATGAAGTCGTTTCAATTTCCTAAGTCTCTGATGCAGGAGCACTTCAACGAGAATTACGTGGAGTCGGAAAAGTATCCGAGGGCTACCTTCTCGGGGCGGCTCGTCAATTGGACCGCTGCGGCATTGCCCGCTACGGGTCCGCAGCCCGTGCAAGTGGAAGGCGACCTAACAATTCATGGCGTGACCAAGCATATCCGCGTACCGGGCACCTTGGAAAAGCAAGGCAACCGCCTGCTCGTTAAGTCGAAGTTTGCCGTGGCTCCCGCCGATTACAACATTGAAATTCCGGCTCTTGTCCGCAACCAGATTGCCAAATCAGTGGACGTAACCGTGAACCTAGCCTGCAATCCAGCTCCCTGA
- a CDS encoding DUF5777 family beta-barrel protein — MTSTFTRWYLATGLASALLLAPGSTHAQDLLNQLESTPTDSLRREYVTATFKGTRIVNGHSIETPGRGSMLFLISHRFGTLNSGAYEFFGLDQATIRLGLEYGLTDRLAVGVGRSSLEKTYDGFVKYKVLRQSSGPRPLPVSVTLLATSAVSTLKFQPQPERSTTSRFTYTYQALLARKFSSNLSVQLMPTLVHRNYVALRRDQNDVYALGAAARQKLTKRVALTAEYYYVLPGNTADDYRNSLALGFDIETGGHVFQLHFTNSQGMIEKFFIPQTTGNFFDGDIYFGFNISRAFQLSNRE; from the coding sequence ATGACTTCAACCTTCACTCGTTGGTATCTGGCTACCGGACTGGCCAGTGCATTACTGCTTGCCCCTGGCAGCACCCACGCGCAGGACTTGCTCAATCAACTGGAAAGCACGCCCACTGATAGCCTGCGCCGCGAATACGTAACGGCCACGTTTAAAGGCACACGCATCGTCAATGGCCATTCCATTGAGACGCCCGGCCGGGGCAGTATGCTGTTTCTGATTTCGCACCGCTTTGGTACCCTCAACAGCGGAGCTTACGAGTTCTTCGGCCTCGACCAAGCCACCATCCGCCTAGGCTTGGAGTACGGCCTGACAGACAGGCTGGCGGTAGGCGTAGGACGCAGTTCCCTGGAAAAGACCTATGACGGATTCGTGAAGTATAAGGTCTTGCGCCAGAGCAGCGGCCCCCGTCCTCTACCTGTCTCGGTAACGCTCCTGGCTACTTCCGCCGTTAGCACGCTGAAGTTTCAACCGCAGCCGGAGCGCTCCACTACCTCGCGCTTCACCTACACGTACCAGGCATTGCTCGCCCGCAAATTCAGCTCAAACCTGTCGGTACAACTCATGCCCACGCTCGTGCACCGCAACTACGTGGCCCTGCGCCGCGACCAGAACGATGTGTATGCCCTTGGCGCCGCAGCCCGGCAGAAACTAACCAAACGTGTAGCCCTTACGGCGGAGTACTACTATGTGCTGCCCGGCAACACGGCCGATGACTACCGTAATTCTCTCGCTCTTGGATTTGATATTGAAACTGGCGGCCACGTGTTTCAGCTGCACTTCACCAACTCGCAGGGCATGATTGAAAAATTCTTCATCCCACAAACGACCGGAAATTTCTTTGACGGTGACATTTATTTTGGTTTCAACATTTCTCGCGCCTTCCAATTGAGTAATCGGGAATAA
- a CDS encoding acyltransferase translates to MSYLLQHGFFVLNQRYYAQFSFFFRRLWLSFLGMKIGKGTYFHKVHTTWPNQVTIGENCAFEHNVYFKYDGVWNTKSCIQIGNNVFIGTGCEFNINTGITIGNDALIASGSRFIDHNHGTELSSLMRTQPSTDAAITIGNNVWIGVNAVVLKGVTIGDGAIVAAGAVVTKSIAPNEIWAGVPAKKIGDRK, encoded by the coding sequence ATGAGTTATTTGCTTCAACACGGCTTTTTCGTTCTTAATCAACGGTATTACGCGCAATTCAGCTTTTTCTTTAGAAGGCTATGGTTGAGTTTTCTGGGAATGAAAATTGGGAAGGGTACCTATTTCCATAAGGTGCATACTACGTGGCCCAACCAAGTGACAATTGGAGAAAACTGTGCGTTTGAACACAACGTGTATTTCAAGTACGACGGGGTTTGGAATACCAAGTCGTGCATACAAATTGGTAACAACGTATTTATTGGAACGGGGTGCGAGTTCAATATCAATACGGGTATTACCATCGGTAATGATGCGTTGATAGCCTCTGGGAGTAGATTCATCGACCACAACCACGGTACTGAGCTTTCCTCACTCATGAGAACGCAGCCTAGTACTGACGCTGCAATTACTATCGGAAACAACGTGTGGATTGGTGTGAATGCCGTAGTACTCAAGGGCGTTACGATAGGCGACGGAGCTATTGTTGCAGCAGGCGCGGTGGTAACAAAATCAATAGCGCCCAATGAAATATGGGCGGGGGTGCCAGCCAAAAAGATAGGAGACCGAAAATAA
- a CDS encoding NifU family protein, whose amino-acid sequence MAEQLTAPAAPVSIYAEASPNPESMKFVLNSQLLADGVSVDYPNLEAAANSPLAQELFNFDYVGRVFIAQNFVTVTKVSDLQWAQLIPELRTFLKSYIEAAGPIFTVDPAAEQKAAQQAAATGDSSEADQQTSQKIIDLLDNYVRPAVEQDGGNITFKSYLDGIVTVNLQGSCSGCPSATVTLKSGIENLLKRMVPEVREVVAEGITA is encoded by the coding sequence ATGGCTGAACAACTCACTGCCCCCGCTGCGCCGGTTTCGATTTATGCCGAAGCCAGCCCCAACCCCGAATCCATGAAGTTTGTGCTCAACTCCCAGCTGCTAGCTGATGGCGTGAGCGTCGACTATCCAAACCTAGAAGCGGCCGCCAATTCGCCGCTGGCTCAGGAGCTTTTCAACTTCGACTACGTAGGGCGCGTGTTCATTGCCCAGAATTTCGTGACCGTTACTAAGGTCTCGGACTTGCAGTGGGCACAGCTCATTCCAGAGTTGCGCACGTTCCTGAAGTCATACATTGAGGCTGCCGGCCCCATCTTCACCGTGGATCCTGCTGCCGAGCAGAAAGCTGCCCAGCAAGCCGCCGCCACCGGCGACTCGTCGGAAGCTGACCAGCAAACCAGCCAGAAAATCATCGACCTGCTCGACAACTATGTGCGCCCTGCAGTTGAGCAAGATGGTGGCAACATCACTTTCAAAAGCTACCTAGACGGCATCGTGACCGTGAACCTGCAAGGTTCGTGTTCGGGCTGCCCTTCGGCTACTGTTACGCTGAAATCGGGCATCGAGAACCTGCTCAAGCGTATGGTGCCCGAAGTGAGAGAAGTAGTAGCGGAAGGAATCACCGCATAA
- a CDS encoding HTTM domain-containing protein encodes MLARFTTALFRPIDIAWLIVARIAVGFLLAMEMAGSLALGYIREYTEPQFHFSYLLFDWLPDWPPAVMVGLHLGAVAAGIAVAAGWRFRFSAVLLTLCYTLLFLAEQTRFINHFYLYCLIAGMLALMPAHRAASADVRAGRVAPSATTPAWTRYLLLFQMSTVYLYAGLAKLNIDWLMARPLTVWLAPKASYPIIGPLLGSSGLPWVMSYAGVAFDLLVAPLLLWRRTRPWAFAAAMVFHLSNVLIFGLGTFPWFSLLITAALFFPPDWPRHTPGLRRWVANRVPLPHPVAEPVRPTVPRYTPVLLAGLGLYALVQLLIPLRHFLYAGDVHWTEEGHHFAWHMMLRAKSGSLLYRVVLPDGRTETVVPTTYLTPRQYSKLVGQPDCILQFAHFIAAEYVQRGLGKVAVYADSHVQLNRRPSRPIVAPTTNLAAEPRTLRLYPWITPAPPIE; translated from the coding sequence ATGCTTGCCCGGTTCACTACTGCTTTATTTCGTCCGATTGATATTGCCTGGCTGATTGTTGCGCGTATTGCTGTCGGGTTTTTGCTGGCAATGGAAATGGCTGGCAGCTTAGCCTTGGGTTATATTCGGGAGTATACCGAGCCCCAGTTCCACTTCTCGTACCTGCTTTTTGATTGGCTGCCCGACTGGCCGCCAGCCGTCATGGTGGGGCTGCACCTCGGAGCCGTGGCGGCGGGTATAGCCGTAGCGGCGGGCTGGCGTTTTCGCTTTTCAGCCGTGCTCCTGACACTTTGCTACACGCTGTTGTTTCTGGCTGAGCAAACCCGCTTCATCAACCATTTCTACCTCTATTGCCTCATAGCCGGTATGCTAGCCCTGATGCCAGCACACCGCGCAGCTTCCGCCGACGTGCGCGCGGGCCGGGTGGCCCCCTCTGCTACCACTCCCGCCTGGACCCGCTACCTCTTGCTGTTCCAGATGAGCACTGTTTATCTGTACGCGGGGTTGGCCAAGCTCAACATCGATTGGCTGATGGCTCGTCCGCTAACGGTGTGGCTGGCGCCCAAAGCTAGCTACCCCATCATTGGCCCGCTCTTAGGTAGCAGTGGCCTTCCGTGGGTGATGAGCTATGCGGGAGTGGCTTTCGACCTGCTGGTAGCTCCGCTGCTGCTCTGGCGCCGCACCCGGCCGTGGGCGTTTGCAGCAGCTATGGTTTTTCACCTCTCCAACGTCTTGATATTCGGACTAGGAACGTTCCCGTGGTTTTCACTGCTGATAACGGCCGCTTTATTTTTTCCACCCGACTGGCCTCGTCATACCCCCGGGCTGCGTCGGTGGGTGGCTAACCGCGTTCCGCTGCCGCACCCGGTGGCGGAACCCGTCAGGCCCACTGTGCCACGGTATACGCCAGTTTTGCTGGCTGGGCTGGGCCTGTATGCACTGGTACAGCTGCTGATTCCGTTGCGGCATTTCTTGTACGCCGGTGATGTACACTGGACCGAAGAGGGCCACCACTTTGCCTGGCACATGATGCTGCGCGCTAAGTCCGGCTCCCTTCTGTACCGCGTAGTGTTGCCCGACGGCCGCACCGAAACTGTGGTTCCCACCACGTACCTCACGCCCCGCCAGTACAGCAAACTAGTCGGGCAGCCCGACTGTATTCTGCAGTTTGCTCATTTCATAGCTGCCGAATACGTTCAGCGCGGCCTCGGAAAGGTGGCCGTTTATGCCGACTCCCATGTGCAGCTCAACCGTCGGCCTAGCCGGCCCATTGTGGCGCCTACTACTAACCTGGCCGCCGAGCCCCGCACTCTGCGCCTCTACCCCTGGATTACTCCCGCGCCGCCAATCGAGTAA
- the aroC gene encoding chorismate synthase, translating to MSNSFGTLFRITTFGESHGPGIGVIVDGCPAGLAVEVADIQAALDRRRPGQSDLTTPRKEADQVEIQSGLFGGHTTGTPISLFIRNQDQASHDYSHIEHAYRPSHADYTYDQKYGRRDYRGGGRSSARETAARVAAGAIAEKFLAQHGIIVQSYVSQVGAVQVPVGYEQLDLGLIDSNPVRCPHPETAERMAALIRQTRDRQDTVGGLVTGVVKGVPAGLGEPVFDKLHSELGRAMLSINAVKGFEYGSGFAGTLLFGSEHNDAFYTDEAGAVRTRTNHSGGIQGGISNGQDIYFRVAFKPVATILQPQQTLNDQNEEIMLAGRGRHDPCVLPRAVPIVDAMTSLVLADMLLRARANKV from the coding sequence ATGAGCAATTCCTTCGGCACCCTGTTTCGCATCACCACCTTCGGCGAGTCGCACGGGCCGGGTATTGGGGTAATTGTAGATGGCTGCCCCGCTGGGCTGGCCGTGGAGGTTGCCGACATCCAGGCGGCGCTAGACCGGCGCCGACCCGGACAAAGTGACCTAACCACTCCGCGCAAGGAAGCCGATCAGGTGGAAATACAGTCTGGCTTATTTGGAGGGCATACCACGGGTACGCCCATTAGCCTCTTCATCCGCAACCAGGACCAGGCCAGCCACGACTATTCCCATATCGAGCACGCCTACCGGCCTTCCCACGCCGACTACACCTACGACCAGAAATATGGTCGCCGCGACTACCGCGGAGGTGGCCGCAGCTCGGCCCGCGAAACGGCGGCCCGGGTAGCAGCAGGCGCCATAGCCGAGAAGTTTCTGGCCCAACACGGCATAATCGTGCAGAGCTACGTGTCGCAGGTAGGGGCGGTGCAGGTGCCCGTGGGGTACGAGCAGCTAGACCTCGGGCTTATTGACAGCAACCCTGTGCGTTGTCCGCATCCCGAAACGGCAGAGCGTATGGCTGCGCTCATTCGGCAGACCCGGGACCGGCAGGATACGGTGGGGGGTCTAGTAACAGGCGTAGTGAAAGGGGTGCCGGCTGGCCTCGGCGAGCCGGTTTTCGATAAGCTGCATTCCGAACTAGGGCGGGCCATGCTGAGCATAAATGCCGTGAAGGGCTTCGAATACGGCTCTGGCTTTGCGGGTACGCTGTTATTCGGCTCGGAGCACAACGACGCATTCTACACAGATGAGGCCGGGGCCGTACGCACCCGCACCAACCACTCCGGAGGTATTCAGGGGGGCATCAGCAACGGACAGGATATCTATTTCCGCGTGGCCTTTAAACCCGTTGCGACCATCCTGCAGCCCCAGCAAACACTCAACGACCAGAACGAGGAAATCATGCTGGCTGGCCGTGGCCGCCACGACCCTTGCGTGCTTCCACGCGCCGTTCCTATCGTGGATGCCATGACCAGCCTCGTGCTAGCCGACATGCTTCTGCGTGCCCGAGCCAACAAGGTGTAG
- a CDS encoding BatD family protein: MLRYLFCFILFVGCSFLWQPSSAQQPPKPVPGAIAAQAELELGPAAFPVTEYFTISFRLRGAALERYSAFPDIEGFKKSGKSNTTTTRIVEGQTTTELRITQRYAAYAEGEYSVKPFFMTINGLTVRSEGLTLRVGPAPAAGTAPTPAPGGLQGIGLLDKLFGKPKPQEYVEPKDNAFLAVVPDKTSVFVGEGVHVGLYFYLTPADQGLLDFYNFAGQLPEILQQLRQRTAWEEPFNEQEIVPESVTMGGKPFLRYRLYEAEYYPLNAEPLVFPMVALRMVKYRLAKNPAEGLDNRLEGYKTYLTTPRTIRVKPLPPHPLRDQVPVGSYQLRESINKSTFQTGQAFTYSFGVEGEGNLAAVSAPAVPARLGLEVYGPDIRQEITRQAGRVGGRKVFTYRFVARRPGQLPLDSLLGLVFFDPATGRYDTLHAELRPTVRGPVRTASTFRAPSDDPFYQNQLFDANNTLQPLDTYSDVRRYANYILAVLLAVAVWGWWRKSN, translated from the coding sequence ATGCTTCGCTACCTGTTCTGCTTTATTCTTTTTGTTGGCTGCTCGTTTCTGTGGCAGCCAAGCAGCGCGCAGCAACCTCCCAAGCCAGTGCCAGGAGCTATAGCAGCGCAGGCAGAACTGGAGTTAGGCCCGGCCGCATTTCCGGTCACCGAGTATTTTACTATTAGTTTCCGGCTGCGGGGCGCCGCGCTGGAACGCTATTCCGCTTTCCCCGATATTGAGGGATTCAAGAAAAGCGGCAAGTCCAACACCACGACCACGCGCATAGTAGAAGGACAAACCACCACTGAGCTACGGATTACGCAGCGCTACGCCGCCTATGCGGAAGGGGAATACAGCGTAAAACCCTTCTTCATGACTATTAACGGGCTAACGGTGCGCTCGGAAGGCCTTACCCTGCGAGTGGGGCCGGCGCCGGCTGCGGGTACTGCCCCCACTCCCGCACCGGGCGGCTTGCAGGGAATCGGCTTGCTTGATAAACTATTTGGCAAGCCCAAGCCACAGGAGTACGTGGAGCCAAAAGACAACGCTTTCCTGGCTGTAGTGCCCGACAAAACCAGCGTGTTTGTGGGGGAAGGCGTGCATGTGGGCCTGTACTTCTACCTCACGCCCGCCGACCAGGGCCTGCTCGACTTCTACAATTTTGCGGGCCAGCTACCAGAAATTCTGCAGCAACTCCGGCAACGCACCGCGTGGGAAGAGCCCTTCAACGAGCAGGAGATAGTGCCGGAATCGGTGACGATGGGGGGCAAGCCTTTTCTGCGTTATCGTCTTTATGAAGCCGAGTACTATCCGCTGAATGCCGAGCCGCTGGTGTTTCCGATGGTAGCGTTGCGCATGGTGAAATACCGCTTAGCTAAAAACCCCGCTGAGGGTCTCGACAACCGTTTGGAAGGCTACAAAACCTACCTTACTACACCCCGCACCATCCGAGTGAAGCCACTGCCGCCGCACCCCCTCCGCGACCAGGTGCCCGTTGGGAGTTATCAATTGCGTGAATCCATCAATAAATCAACATTTCAAACAGGGCAGGCCTTCACGTATAGTTTTGGGGTGGAGGGCGAAGGCAATTTGGCGGCTGTCAGCGCACCGGCCGTGCCAGCTCGGCTCGGCTTGGAAGTATATGGCCCCGACATACGGCAGGAAATAACCCGGCAAGCGGGCCGCGTGGGTGGCCGCAAGGTATTCACCTACCGCTTTGTGGCACGTAGGCCGGGGCAATTGCCGCTAGACAGCCTATTGGGGCTGGTATTCTTTGATCCAGCCACCGGCCGCTATGACACGCTACACGCCGAATTGCGCCCGACGGTGCGTGGCCCGGTGCGGACCGCCAGCACCTTTCGGGCCCCTTCCGACGACCCGTTCTACCAGAACCAGCTCTTCGACGCTAACAACACTCTGCAGCCCCTTGACACCTACTCCGATGTACGCCGCTACGCCAACTATATCCTGGCTGTCTTGCTGGCGGTAGCGGTTTGGGGGTGGTGGCGAAAAAGCAATTGA
- a CDS encoding ferritin-like domain-containing protein has protein sequence MSNNLKKDSDEAAFAKPLYVPIKRRSFFMYAGATAGATALLLSGCEDDDGGGMTTPGTVNLGSGDVGVLNYAYALEQLEAAFYAQVVATPYTGISTDERTALTAIAKHEAIHRDFFKAAIPAASAIPGLTPNFSAVNFSDRNSVLTTARTFEDLGVGAYNGAGRLIGDTMEGKNYLLLAGKIVSVEGRHAAYIRDLLTAGSFAGSDVVNAQGLDQALTPAVVLAAAQPFIRETINGSNIGS, from the coding sequence ATGTCCAACAATCTCAAAAAGGATAGCGACGAGGCAGCATTTGCCAAGCCGCTTTACGTTCCCATCAAGCGCCGCTCGTTCTTCATGTATGCTGGCGCTACCGCTGGCGCCACTGCCTTGCTTCTCTCTGGTTGCGAAGACGACGATGGTGGTGGAATGACCACTCCCGGCACTGTGAACTTAGGCTCCGGCGACGTTGGAGTATTGAACTACGCCTATGCGTTAGAGCAATTGGAAGCTGCCTTCTATGCTCAAGTGGTAGCCACCCCGTACACAGGCATTTCGACCGATGAGCGTACTGCCTTAACGGCTATTGCCAAGCATGAGGCCATTCACCGCGACTTTTTCAAAGCTGCCATTCCAGCTGCTTCCGCAATTCCGGGCCTGACTCCAAACTTCAGCGCGGTTAACTTCAGTGACCGTAACTCGGTACTGACCACGGCTCGCACGTTTGAAGATTTGGGCGTAGGTGCTTACAACGGCGCAGGTCGTCTGATCGGCGACACTATGGAAGGCAAAAATTATCTGCTATTGGCCGGTAAGATTGTATCAGTAGAAGGTCGTCACGCTGCTTATATCCGCGACCTGCTTACGGCAGGCAGCTTTGCAGGCAGTGATGTTGTAAACGCTCAGGGTCTCGACCAGGCGCTCACGCCGGCCGTAGTACTGGCCGCCGCTCAGCCCTTCATTCGGGAAACCATCAACGGCAGCAACATCGGCAGCTAA
- a CDS encoding ferritin-like domain-containing protein, with amino-acid sequence MNLFNIISELEKVDPEIMDRLTHRRSALTALGDISKKMALAAAPIAIGSAFNKAVGQQTLGDANAVLNYALLLERLEYDFYVQALAAPTLAATLTGADRTAITVIRDHENAHRTLLAAALGANAAPAPSRFDFGNAFATYGSFLTFAQAFEDAGVRAYKGQATNIPRTLNPTVGGNVVNVLTVALQIHSVEARHAAHVRVMRRAPAAGSQTIFPWIINGDANGAPAPVYGAGNPVATFPAEGNLSQGGIMSLATGLGATYTAEDVSAAFDEGLDNTTVVGIAGPYVRA; translated from the coding sequence ATGAATCTGTTCAATATAATCTCCGAGTTGGAAAAGGTGGATCCAGAAATTATGGACCGCCTCACGCACCGCCGCAGCGCTTTGACTGCGCTCGGTGATATCAGCAAAAAGATGGCCTTGGCTGCTGCACCCATTGCAATTGGCTCCGCTTTCAACAAAGCAGTTGGCCAGCAAACGCTTGGTGATGCGAATGCCGTTTTAAACTATGCGTTGCTGTTAGAGCGCTTGGAGTACGACTTCTACGTGCAGGCGCTGGCCGCTCCTACCCTAGCCGCGACGTTGACTGGTGCTGATCGGACGGCTATTACGGTTATCCGAGACCATGAGAATGCCCACCGTACGCTGCTTGCAGCCGCCCTCGGTGCAAATGCAGCACCAGCTCCCTCTCGCTTCGACTTCGGTAACGCATTCGCCACATACGGAAGCTTCCTCACATTTGCTCAGGCGTTTGAAGATGCAGGGGTACGGGCTTACAAAGGTCAAGCAACTAACATTCCGCGTACGCTTAACCCAACTGTGGGCGGCAACGTTGTAAACGTACTGACTGTTGCCCTTCAGATACACTCGGTGGAAGCCCGCCACGCCGCCCACGTGCGCGTTATGCGCCGCGCTCCTGCGGCTGGGAGCCAGACGATCTTCCCATGGATCATTAACGGTGATGCCAACGGCGCTCCGGCTCCTGTATATGGCGCTGGCAACCCAGTAGCTACATTCCCTGCTGAGGGCAACCTATCTCAAGGTGGTATCATGAGTCTTGCTACGGGCCTCGGTGCTACGTACACGGCCGAAGATGTAAGCGCAGCCTTTGATGAAGGCCTCGACAACACCACGGTTGTAGGAATTGCTGGTCCCTACGTTAGAGCATAA
- a CDS encoding ferritin-like domain-containing protein, translating to MSTLFLARAMQRRSFFRVAGATVAASTLVLAGCGDDPDPAPAPVDNGLALVGFDANRNPIDDGLLNYAYLLEQLEAAFYQKVVAAPPADLLPGELGYLTDLRDHELIHREYLKTILGSRAYDATLSTPLEFNFSTFTLTTRVGVWTAARQLEDIGVAAYNGAGKLLVQKYNLIALSKIASVEARHAALAHELLQSDSFASTVGADGLDDAKTPVEVLALLEPYLPIKVSAADLSTT from the coding sequence ATGTCAACCTTATTTCTGGCGCGTGCCATGCAGCGCCGCTCTTTCTTTCGGGTGGCGGGGGCCACAGTAGCAGCCTCCACCCTGGTGCTGGCTGGCTGCGGTGATGACCCAGACCCAGCTCCAGCCCCCGTAGATAACGGCTTGGCACTTGTCGGCTTTGATGCAAACCGTAACCCTATTGACGATGGGCTACTGAACTACGCTTATTTGCTGGAGCAATTGGAGGCGGCCTTCTACCAGAAAGTGGTGGCCGCGCCACCGGCTGACTTACTGCCTGGCGAATTGGGGTACCTCACCGATTTGCGTGACCATGAGCTTATCCACCGCGAGTATCTGAAAACGATACTAGGTAGCAGAGCATATGATGCGACTCTGAGCACTCCGTTGGAGTTCAACTTCTCTACCTTCACGCTTACCACGCGGGTGGGCGTCTGGACGGCAGCTCGGCAGTTGGAAGACATTGGCGTGGCAGCCTACAACGGTGCCGGAAAATTGCTTGTGCAAAAATACAACCTAATAGCCTTAAGTAAAATTGCCTCAGTCGAGGCCCGGCATGCAGCGTTGGCGCACGAGCTTTTACAATCTGACTCCTTCGCCTCTACCGTAGGCGCCGATGGGCTAGACGACGCTAAAACTCCGGTTGAGGTTTTAGCTCTGCTGGAACCTTACCTTCCCATTAAAGTATCTGCGGCAGACTTGTCGACCACCTAA